In the Pseudanabaena sp. PCC 7367 genome, one interval contains:
- a CDS encoding VOC family protein, translated as MSNQILFHLSFPVLDIPSTKKFYVDGLGCLPGRESEISLILSLYGHQLVAHVVHEQFEPQAGIYPRHFGLVFYSESNWLALLERIQYKQLEFYQQPKVRFPDTPLEHRTFFLQDPSGNLLEFKHYRSESAIFGERDYHQIGDLVTSENNHHH; from the coding sequence ATGAGTAATCAGATCCTCTTTCACCTTTCCTTTCCGGTTTTAGATATCCCTAGTACCAAAAAGTTTTATGTTGATGGCCTGGGATGCTTACCAGGGCGTGAATCCGAAATTTCACTAATTCTTAGTCTCTATGGCCACCAGCTAGTTGCCCATGTGGTGCATGAGCAGTTCGAACCGCAGGCTGGCATCTATCCGCGTCATTTTGGTTTGGTGTTTTATTCAGAAAGCAATTGGCTGGCTCTGCTAGAGCGGATTCAATATAAACAGCTTGAGTTTTATCAACAACCCAAGGTGCGTTTTCCTGATACTCCCCTGGAGCATCGCACTTTCTTTTTGCAAGACCCATCGGGAAATTTATTAGAATTCAAGCATTATCGATCGGAGTCGGCGATCTTTGGCGAGCGAGATTATCATCAAATTGGCGATCTAGTTACTTCAGAAAATAATCATCATCATTGA
- the purF gene encoding amidophosphoribosyltransferase, giving the protein MTQDMGSNFDESGNIDHHSGLAQPIANQDHAIPSNSLQMKSSVPDAIAHFNQFDQLDQLDQLDQLNSLADLDDSPKEACGVFGIFSDTEDVAKLAYFALYALQHRGQESAGITTFDPSGTFTRKDMGLVSQVFNEHNLGDLPGIIAVGHNRYSTTGSSKIANAQPIVLSTRLGDLALAHNGNLVNALELRTGLVARGYTLESSSDSEAIAYLIKEAVDAGKDWREGITETLHQCQGAFSLVIGTPEAVIAARDANGVRPLVIGMISKCSPDRPNCSPDSPPSYVFASETCGLDIIGAEYLRDVAPGELVWLDHNGLNSQFWTEERSPKLCIFEMIYFARPDTYMQGESLYTYRLELGRYLAREHPIEADLVFGVPDSGIPAAIGYSQASGISYSEGLIKNRYVGRTFIQPTQAMRETGIRMKLNPLKDVLEGKRVVVIDDSIVRGTTSRKIVRALREAGAKEVHMRISSPPVTHPCFYGIDTDSQDHLIAATKSVESIAKIIEVDSLAYLSSEAMLEATKSNPQHFCSACFSGEYPIPVPDKLKRAKLVLELQHHE; this is encoded by the coding sequence ATGACGCAAGATATGGGCTCAAATTTTGACGAATCAGGCAATATTGATCATCACAGTGGTCTGGCTCAGCCGATCGCTAACCAGGATCATGCAATTCCATCAAATTCTTTGCAAATGAAGTCAAGTGTTCCAGATGCGATCGCTCACTTCAATCAGTTTGACCAATTAGACCAATTAGACCAATTAGACCAATTAAATTCTTTGGCCGATCTTGATGATTCACCCAAGGAAGCATGTGGTGTGTTTGGCATTTTCTCAGATACCGAAGATGTGGCCAAACTGGCCTATTTTGCCCTCTATGCGTTGCAGCATCGCGGCCAAGAATCAGCCGGGATCACCACCTTTGATCCATCGGGTACTTTTACCCGCAAGGATATGGGGTTGGTTTCCCAGGTGTTCAATGAGCATAATCTGGGCGATCTACCGGGGATTATTGCGGTTGGCCATAATCGCTATTCCACCACTGGTTCTAGTAAAATTGCCAATGCCCAGCCGATCGTGTTAAGCACGCGCTTAGGCGATCTAGCCCTGGCTCACAATGGCAATCTGGTCAATGCCTTGGAGTTACGCACCGGCCTGGTAGCACGTGGTTATACCCTCGAGAGTAGCTCAGATTCCGAGGCGATCGCCTATTTGATCAAAGAGGCAGTAGACGCTGGTAAAGACTGGCGGGAAGGGATTACCGAGACTTTGCATCAATGTCAGGGGGCGTTTAGCCTGGTAATTGGTACACCAGAGGCGGTAATTGCCGCCAGAGATGCCAACGGGGTGCGGCCATTGGTGATCGGTATGATCTCTAAGTGCAGCCCCGATCGCCCTAACTGTAGCCCTGACAGCCCACCTAGTTATGTATTTGCCTCCGAAACTTGCGGCCTGGATATTATTGGGGCGGAATATTTGCGCGATGTGGCTCCTGGTGAGCTGGTTTGGCTTGATCATAATGGCTTGAATAGTCAGTTTTGGACAGAGGAGCGATCGCCCAAGCTGTGTATTTTTGAAATGATTTATTTTGCTCGCCCCGATACCTATATGCAAGGGGAAAGCCTCTATACCTATCGGCTGGAGCTGGGTCGCTATCTAGCCCGCGAGCATCCGATCGAAGCGGATTTAGTATTTGGTGTGCCCGACTCCGGTATCCCAGCCGCGATCGGCTATTCCCAGGCATCAGGTATTTCCTACTCAGAGGGCTTAATTAAAAATCGCTATGTGGGGCGTACTTTTATTCAACCTACCCAGGCAATGCGAGAAACTGGGATCCGGATGAAGCTCAACCCGCTCAAGGATGTGCTGGAAGGTAAGCGGGTAGTGGTGATTGATGATTCGATCGTACGGGGTACCACCAGCCGCAAAATTGTGCGGGCATTGCGTGAGGCAGGCGCAAAAGAAGTACATATGCGGATCTCATCGCCGCCAGTCACCCATCCTTGTTTCTATGGCATTGATACTGATTCACAAGATCATTTGATTGCCGCGACCAAATCGGTCGAATCGATCGCTAAAATCATAGAAGTTGATTCCCTTGCCTACTTGAGCAGTGAAGCAATGTTAGAGGCAACTAAATCAAATCCCCAGCATTTCTGCTCGGCTTGTTTTTCGGGGGAATATCCCATCCCCGTGCCCGATAAACTCAAGCGCGCCAAACTTGTCCTAGAACTGCAACACCATGAGTAA
- the glpX gene encoding class II fructose-bisphosphatase gives MDNTISLEIIEVVEQAAIASAKWMGKGEKDTADEVAVEAMRERMNQIHMRGRIVIGEGERDDAPMLYIGEEVGICTQENAAEVCTIEELAEIDIAVDPCEGTNLVAYGQNGSMAVLAISEKGGLFAAPDFYMKKLAAPAVARNHVDIRKSATENLKILSDCMDRDVAELVVVVMDRPRHKDLIAEIREAGARVRLISDGDVSAAISCAFSGTNIHALMGIGAAPEGVISAAAMRCLGGHFQGQLIYDPEVVKTGLIGESREGNLERLRSMGIEDPDRVYGAEELASGREVLFAACGITTGTLMEGVRFFSGGCRTESLVISSKSRTARFVDTIHVTSDKPKVLSLY, from the coding sequence ATGGACAACACAATCAGCCTTGAAATTATTGAAGTTGTTGAACAGGCTGCGATCGCCTCAGCAAAATGGATGGGCAAGGGCGAGAAAGACACCGCCGATGAAGTGGCTGTAGAAGCTATGCGCGAGCGCATGAATCAAATTCACATGCGGGGTCGGATCGTAATTGGTGAAGGTGAGCGTGATGATGCGCCGATGCTCTACATTGGTGAAGAGGTTGGTATTTGCACCCAGGAGAATGCCGCTGAAGTTTGTACGATCGAAGAATTAGCCGAAATTGATATTGCCGTAGATCCTTGTGAAGGTACTAATCTGGTCGCCTATGGCCAAAATGGTTCAATGGCGGTGCTGGCAATTTCCGAAAAGGGTGGCCTCTTTGCAGCTCCTGACTTCTATATGAAAAAGCTGGCGGCTCCAGCCGTAGCTCGCAATCATGTGGATATCCGCAAATCTGCCACCGAAAACCTCAAGATCTTATCCGATTGTATGGATCGGGACGTGGCTGAACTGGTAGTGGTAGTGATGGATCGTCCCCGCCACAAAGATCTAATTGCGGAGATTCGTGAAGCGGGAGCCAGAGTGCGCCTGATTAGTGATGGTGATGTTTCGGCGGCCATTTCTTGCGCCTTCAGCGGTACTAACATCCATGCTTTGATGGGGATTGGTGCTGCACCGGAAGGGGTGATTTCGGCGGCGGCAATGCGCTGCTTGGGTGGCCATTTCCAAGGACAGTTGATCTATGACCCAGAGGTGGTCAAAACCGGCCTGATTGGTGAAAGCCGCGAGGGTAACCTGGAACGTCTGCGATCGATGGGGATTGAAGATCCCGATCGGGTCTATGGTGCTGAGGAACTAGCTTCTGGCCGCGAAGTGTTGTTTGCTGCTTGTGGGATTACCACTGGCACCCTAATGGAAGGAGTAAGATTCTTCTCTGGCGGTTGCCGTACTGAATCATTGGTAATTTCGAGCAAGTCTAGGACCGCTAGATTTGTAGACACCATTCATGTTACTAGCGACAAGCCGAAGGTGTTGAGCCTCTATTAG
- a CDS encoding glutamyl-tRNA reductase: MNIAVIGLSHKTATVEVREKLSIPEARVESALNQLTSYPNIDEAAVLSTCNRLELYVVMRETEGGIRETAQFLSEFSELPLHMLRRYLFILLRQDAVMHLMRVAAGLDSLVLGEGQILAQVKQTHRLAQQHKGAGRILNQLFKHSVSSGKRVRTETDIGTGAVSISSAAVELAQMKLQDLSDKHVAIAGAGKMSRLLVKHLLSKGAKKITIVNRSAKRAEDLIAQFSCEAEGAEFQIQPIDNLCDCVAVSDLVFTSTGATNVLLSKSNLAPVVSDHSGLMIVDISVPRNVHADVKELANVNCYNVDDLEAVVAENQESRRQMAMQAEILLEGCAEEFETWWRSLETVPTISKLRQKMEVIREQELEKALSRLGNEFAEKHQDIIENLTRGIINKILHDPMVQLRAQQDIEARRRTMHTLHELFNLETHLKDQST; the protein is encoded by the coding sequence ATGAATATTGCTGTCATTGGCTTGAGTCACAAAACGGCGACCGTGGAAGTGCGCGAAAAGCTGAGCATTCCTGAAGCCAGAGTAGAAAGCGCCCTCAATCAACTAACTAGCTACCCGAATATCGATGAAGCGGCGGTTTTAAGCACCTGCAATCGCCTGGAATTATATGTAGTAATGCGCGAAACCGAGGGTGGCATTAGGGAGACAGCTCAATTTCTGTCTGAGTTTAGTGAATTACCATTGCATATGCTGCGGCGCTATTTGTTTATTCTGTTACGCCAGGATGCGGTGATGCACCTGATGCGGGTGGCAGCGGGTTTAGATAGTCTGGTGCTGGGGGAAGGTCAAATTCTGGCTCAGGTTAAGCAAACCCATCGCCTGGCTCAGCAGCACAAGGGTGCAGGACGGATTTTAAATCAACTCTTTAAGCATTCAGTTTCTTCGGGTAAGCGGGTACGCACCGAAACCGACATTGGTACTGGCGCAGTTTCGATCAGCTCGGCGGCGGTGGAGCTAGCTCAAATGAAACTACAAGACCTAAGTGATAAGCATGTGGCGATCGCTGGGGCGGGTAAGATGTCGCGCCTGTTGGTTAAGCATTTACTCTCGAAGGGAGCCAAGAAAATCACAATCGTCAATCGCTCTGCCAAACGAGCCGAGGATTTAATTGCTCAATTTAGCTGTGAAGCTGAGGGGGCTGAGTTCCAAATCCAGCCGATCGATAATCTCTGTGATTGTGTAGCGGTTTCTGATCTGGTGTTTACCAGCACGGGTGCCACCAATGTATTGCTATCCAAATCAAACCTAGCGCCTGTTGTGAGCGATCACAGTGGCTTGATGATTGTGGATATTTCGGTGCCCCGTAATGTTCATGCTGACGTGAAAGAATTAGCAAATGTCAATTGCTATAACGTTGATGACCTGGAAGCAGTGGTGGCCGAGAACCAGGAAAGCCGGCGGCAAATGGCCATGCAGGCGGAAATTTTGCTAGAGGGCTGCGCCGAAGAGTTTGAAACCTGGTGGCGATCGCTAGAGACAGTGCCTACGATCAGCAAACTCCGCCAGAAAATGGAAGTAATCCGTGAGCAAGAGCTAGAAAAGGCGCTATCCAGGCTGGGTAATGAGTTTGCGGAAAAGCATCAAGATATTATTGAGAACTTGACCCGTGGCATCATCAATAAAATTTTGCATGATCCAATGGTGCAGTTGCGGGCTCAGCAGGATATTGAAGCCAGAAGGCGGACTATGCATACGCTGCATGAGTTGTTTAATCTAGAAACCCACCTTAAGGATCAATCGACTTAA
- a CDS encoding glucokinase — protein MTTILAGDIGGTKTLLRLAEVEPEAIALNPLFERRYVSAEFDSLAAIVKVFLTAATKIGQIDLTGANHPQVACFGIAGPTVDNRCALTNLSWQLDGDRMAAELEVAHIALINDFAAIGHGVLGLAPKELYILQKGKKDPQAPIGVIGAGSGLGMGYLTWDGDAYKVHASEGGHVEFAPRDQLEMDLLTYLWQRSTHISIERLVSGQGIVTLYQFLRDRGFGSDQVGLEKKLKDWETGATITSPAAAISEAGLRGSDRRAEKTMQMFADAYAAVIGNLALTLIPRGGLYIAGGIAPKVLPLLQSPRFMQVLKDKGRLSRVLDQVPIQIVLNQEVGLLGATLHAASLLKS, from the coding sequence ATGACAACTATTTTGGCGGGGGACATTGGCGGCACTAAAACGCTATTGCGGCTAGCAGAGGTGGAGCCAGAGGCGATCGCCCTCAATCCTCTGTTTGAGCGTCGCTATGTAAGCGCTGAATTTGATAGTCTAGCGGCGATCGTCAAGGTCTTTCTGACTGCTGCTACTAAGATTGGCCAGATTGATCTAACTGGTGCAAATCACCCCCAGGTAGCTTGCTTTGGCATTGCTGGGCCAACGGTTGACAATCGCTGTGCCCTAACCAATCTCAGTTGGCAACTGGATGGCGATCGCATGGCCGCTGAATTAGAGGTGGCGCATATAGCGCTGATCAATGATTTTGCGGCGATCGGTCATGGCGTGCTGGGTTTAGCGCCGAAAGAGCTTTATATCCTTCAAAAGGGCAAAAAAGATCCGCAAGCGCCGATCGGTGTGATTGGGGCTGGTTCTGGCCTGGGGATGGGTTATCTGACCTGGGATGGCGATGCCTATAAGGTTCATGCCTCCGAGGGCGGTCATGTGGAATTTGCGCCCCGCGATCAGCTTGAAATGGATCTGCTTACCTATCTATGGCAGCGATCGACCCATATTTCAATTGAACGGCTTGTCTCTGGCCAGGGGATCGTCACGCTCTATCAGTTTTTGCGCGATCGTGGTTTTGGCAGCGATCAGGTGGGGCTAGAGAAAAAATTAAAAGACTGGGAAACCGGAGCCACGATCACTTCGCCAGCGGCAGCGATCTCCGAGGCGGGGTTGCGTGGTAGCGATCGCCGTGCTGAAAAAACCATGCAGATGTTTGCCGATGCCTACGCAGCGGTGATTGGTAATCTGGCGCTGACTTTGATTCCCCGTGGTGGTTTGTATATTGCGGGGGGAATTGCGCCGAAAGTTTTACCTCTTCTGCAATCGCCTAGATTTATGCAGGTGCTCAAAGATAAAGGGCGATTGAGCCGGGTGCTAGATCAAGTGCCGATTCAAATAGTTTTAAATCAGGAGGTGGGGTTATTGGGGGCGACACTCCATGCAGCTAGTTTGCTTAAAAGCTAG
- a CDS encoding methyltransferase domain-containing protein, with protein MAIDLNLYLDLGILLALLAIGLVIYLVSARTYQSATTVADSYDDWTEDGILEFYWGEHIHLGYYGAPPQRRDFLTAKADFVDEMVRWGGLDKLPQGTTVLDVGCGIGGSSRILAKDYGFDVTGITISPQQVKRAQELTPSDVSAKFQVDDAMALSFPDKSFDVVWSIEAGPHMPDKEVFARELLRVIKPGGVLVVADWNQRDDRQVPLNFWEKPVMRQLLDQWAHPAFASIEGFAEQLAATGMVEGEVITDDWTQQTLPSWIDSIWQGVIRPQGFLRLGLPGFLKSVREVPTILLMRLAFGAGLCRFGMFKAKRSPNSPSPAAAQTAELAA; from the coding sequence ATGGCGATCGACTTGAACCTGTACCTTGATTTAGGAATTTTGCTGGCATTGCTGGCGATCGGTCTGGTGATTTATCTGGTTTCGGCACGTACCTATCAATCCGCTACAACGGTGGCCGATTCCTATGATGACTGGACAGAAGATGGCATCCTGGAGTTTTACTGGGGTGAGCATATTCACTTGGGTTATTATGGCGCACCACCGCAACGGCGCGATTTCCTAACCGCAAAGGCCGACTTTGTGGATGAAATGGTGCGTTGGGGTGGACTGGATAAGTTACCCCAGGGTACGACGGTGCTGGATGTGGGTTGTGGTATTGGTGGCAGCAGTCGGATTCTGGCCAAGGATTATGGGTTTGATGTGACGGGGATTACGATCAGTCCGCAGCAGGTGAAGCGGGCGCAAGAGTTAACGCCATCGGACGTAAGCGCTAAATTTCAGGTTGATGATGCAATGGCGCTGTCATTTCCTGACAAGAGCTTTGATGTGGTCTGGTCGATCGAGGCGGGGCCCCACATGCCCGACAAGGAAGTTTTTGCCAGGGAATTACTGCGGGTAATCAAACCAGGCGGAGTTCTGGTGGTGGCGGATTGGAATCAACGGGACGATCGCCAGGTTCCCCTCAACTTCTGGGAAAAACCCGTGATGCGGCAGTTGCTCGATCAATGGGCACATCCGGCCTTTGCTAGTATTGAAGGATTTGCGGAGCAGTTGGCGGCAACGGGGATGGTCGAGGGCGAGGTGATTACTGATGATTGGACTCAGCAAACGCTGCCTTCCTGGATCGATTCGATCTGGCAGGGTGTGATCAGGCCACAGGGCTTTTTGCGCTTAGGTTTACCTGGCTTCTTGAAGTCAGTGCGGGAAGTCCCCACGATCCTATTGATGCGGTTAGCGTTCGGCGCTGGCTTATGTCGGTTTGGCATGTTTAAGGCGAAGCGATCGCCCAATTCACCATCCCCCGCAGCGGCGCAAACGGCTGAATTGGCTGCTTAA
- a CDS encoding PLDc N-terminal domain-containing protein, giving the protein MAQELFVIVAILPTVFWVWMIYECMRNDPEKSTWIWILIILNYVGAAIYFFARWLPSSSASIPLPNYVNRWLKRERLWNLEAEARNIGNAYQFVNLGNLQTELGLYIEAEESFAKALAKDPQDVHGIWGAAFLDMHNENYASAKDRLEKLLAIDPEYKFGDASLAYGKALVSLQDIEAAEAHLYKHVKSWAKPEAYYMLAKIKADKGEKEEARSLIDTMLHNLKGSPSYYYRRNQYLVRKANKLLGGLK; this is encoded by the coding sequence ATGGCACAAGAACTATTTGTTATCGTTGCGATCCTGCCCACGGTCTTTTGGGTGTGGATGATCTATGAATGTATGCGTAATGATCCAGAGAAAAGCACCTGGATCTGGATTCTGATTATCCTTAACTACGTTGGTGCGGCAATTTATTTCTTTGCGCGGTGGTTGCCGAGTTCTTCTGCGTCGATCCCGTTGCCCAATTATGTCAATCGCTGGTTGAAGCGGGAGCGCCTGTGGAATTTGGAGGCGGAGGCCAGGAATATTGGTAATGCTTATCAGTTTGTGAATCTGGGTAATTTGCAGACGGAGTTGGGGCTGTATATCGAGGCGGAGGAGTCTTTTGCAAAGGCGCTGGCGAAAGACCCGCAGGATGTGCATGGGATCTGGGGGGCGGCGTTTCTGGATATGCACAACGAAAATTATGCGAGTGCAAAGGATCGCCTGGAGAAGTTATTGGCCATAGATCCAGAATATAAGTTTGGGGATGCGTCGTTGGCCTATGGCAAGGCTTTGGTGTCGCTGCAAGACATCGAGGCGGCGGAGGCGCACCTGTATAAGCATGTGAAGAGTTGGGCGAAGCCGGAGGCTTATTATATGCTGGCGAAAATCAAGGCGGACAAGGGGGAGAAGGAGGAGGCACGCAGTTTGATCGATACGATGCTGCATAACCTGAAGGGCAGTCCTTCTTATTATTACCGCCGGAATCAGTATTTGGTGCGGAAGGCGAATAAGTTGTTGGGTGGGTTGAAGTAG
- a CDS encoding pentapeptide repeat-containing protein produces MDLREKLKQHRLWLESDRKRGERFNAENVNLSYTNLNEANLSEAYVKRAYLRGADLRGADLTGANLTGANLTGANLTGANLTGANFSKANLRGANLRGVNLSGVNLSGANLSGANLSGANLSGANLSGVNLSRVNLSGANFSNANLNNFDLSGFDLTGANLTGANFSGVNLSGVNLSRANLSGANFSNANLNNFDLSGFDLSGVNLSGANLSGANFSNANLNNFDLSGFDLSGVNLSGANLSGANLSGANLSEANLSEVDLYQINLSGANLSRIDLTGANLSGANFSGANLSGANFSNANLNNFDLSGFDLSGVNLSGANLSGANLSGANLNNFDLSGFDLRGINLSGADLGGTNLSGANLSEANLSEVDLYQINLSGANLSRIDLTGANLTGANLSEANLNEVDLYQINLSGANLSKVNFQGFDLGGFDLKNVNLTGANLREVKALKTDFTGAILTDACIQDWHINAETKLDNVECEAIHLKYDSESGGFTDRRPSNENKFLEPGDFALLVYKSIETVDLIFHNGIDWKALQVSIDKFKVENNGVGLEIQSIEHRNGDFVVKVAVPPNSKKGAIETNLKHGYEEARKILEGRYRELLNAKDQQIANYREQNTSLNTILELMASRPVIINNSNQNTNIGRDSNINADNNSTVAMGNVNTENNDNSTTNYDMHNANIGNVANTVQDNAQQQTNQPNHDD; encoded by the coding sequence ATGGATCTTCGGGAAAAGCTTAAGCAACATAGGTTATGGTTGGAGTCGGATAGGAAAAGGGGTGAGCGATTTAATGCGGAGAATGTTAACCTTAGCTATACCAATCTTAATGAAGCCAACCTCAGTGAAGCCTACGTCAAAAGAGCTTACCTCAGAGGAGCCGACCTCAGAGGAGCCGATCTCACTGGAGCTAACCTCACTGGAGCTAACCTCACTGGAGCCAATCTCACTGGAGCCAACCTCACTGGAGCCAATTTCAGCAAAGCCAATCTCAGAGGAGCCAATCTCAGAGGAGTCAATCTCAGTGGAGTCAATCTCAGTGGAGCCAATCTCAGTGGAGCCAATCTCAGTGGAGCCAATCTCAGTGGAGCCAATCTCAGTGGAGTCAATCTCAGTAGAGTCAATCTTAGTGGAGCAAACTTCAGTAATGCCAACCTCAATAATTTTGACCTAAGCGGATTTGATCTCACTGGAGCCAACCTCACTGGAGCCAATTTCAGTGGAGTCAATCTCAGTGGAGTCAATCTCAGTAGAGCCAATCTTAGTGGAGCAAACTTCAGTAATGCCAACCTCAATAATTTTGACCTAAGCGGATTTGATCTCAGTGGAGTCAACCTCAGTGGAGCCAATCTTAGTGGAGCAAACTTCAGTAATGCCAACCTCAATAATTTTGACCTAAGCGGATTTGATCTCAGTGGAGTCAACCTCAGTGGAGCCAATCTCAGTGGAGCCAATCTTAGCGGTGCCAACCTCAGCGAAGCCAACTTAAGTGAAGTTGACCTATATCAAATCAACTTGAGTGGGGCCAACCTCAGTAGAATCGACCTCACCGGAGCTAACCTCAGTGGAGCCAATTTCAGTGGAGCCAATCTTAGTGGAGCAAACTTCAGTAATGCCAACCTCAATAATTTTGACCTAAGCGGATTTGATCTCAGTGGAGTCAACCTCAGTGGAGCCAATCTCAGTGGAGCCAATCTCAGTGGAGCCAACCTCAATAATTTTGACCTAAGCGGATTTGATCTTAGAGGTATCAATCTTAGTGGAGCTGATCTCGGTGGAACCAATCTTAGCGGTGCCAACCTCAGCGAAGCCAACTTAAGTGAAGTTGACCTATATCAAATCAACTTGAGTGGGGCCAACCTCAGTAGAATCGACCTCACCGGAGCTAACCTCACTGGAGCCAACCTTAGCGAAGCCAACTTAAATGAAGTTGACCTATATCAAATCAACTTGAGTGGAGCTAACCTCAGTAAGGTCAATTTCCAAGGTTTCGACTTAGGTGGATTTGACCTGAAAAATGTAAATCTCACTGGAGCAAACCTCCGTGAAGTAAAAGCACTAAAGACTGATTTTACAGGAGCAATCCTAACTGATGCTTGCATTCAAGATTGGCATATTAATGCTGAAACCAAACTCGATAATGTTGAATGTGAAGCTATTCATCTAAAATATGACTCTGAATCGGGGGGATTTACCGATCGCCGCCCCAGCAATGAGAATAAATTTCTTGAACCTGGCGATTTCGCCTTATTAGTCTACAAATCTATAGAAACGGTAGATTTAATTTTCCATAATGGTATTGATTGGAAGGCTTTACAGGTATCAATCGATAAGTTTAAGGTAGAAAATAATGGAGTAGGTCTCGAAATTCAATCAATCGAACATAGAAATGGTGATTTTGTGGTTAAGGTTGCAGTACCTCCTAATTCTAAAAAAGGAGCAATCGAAACTAATTTGAAACATGGATATGAGGAAGCCCGCAAGATTTTGGAAGGTCGGTACAGAGAATTGTTAAATGCTAAAGATCAGCAAATAGCAAATTATAGAGAACAAAATACTAGCCTAAATACGATTCTTGAACTGATGGCATCCCGACCAGTCATCATCAATAACAGCAATCAAAACACCAACATCGGGCGAGACAGCAACATCAACGCCGACAATAACTCAACTGTAGCTATGGGCAACGTCAACACCGAAAATAACGACAACTCCACCACCAACTACGATATGCACAACGCAAACATTGGTAATGTCGCCAACACCGTTCAAGACAACGCCCAGCAACAGACCAATCAACCCAACCACGACGATTGA
- the ruvX gene encoding Holliday junction resolvase RuvX codes for MLLGFDPGRDKCGVAIMGLDRKLHFQEVVASGEAIAKISELRQLYPIASIIIGNQTTAKQWKDDLSQEFPKLRIISIDERYSSQEARERYWQIHPPRGLQKLMPKGMRVPPRPVDDIVAVILIERYLNRLIS; via the coding sequence GTGCTATTAGGTTTTGATCCGGGACGAGATAAATGTGGGGTGGCAATAATGGGACTGGATCGCAAGTTGCATTTCCAGGAGGTGGTGGCAAGTGGCGAGGCGATCGCCAAAATTTCTGAACTGCGCCAACTCTATCCGATCGCTTCGATTATTATTGGCAATCAAACCACCGCCAAACAATGGAAAGATGATCTGAGTCAGGAATTTCCCAAGCTCAGAATCATTTCGATCGATGAGCGCTATAGCTCCCAAGAGGCCCGTGAACGCTATTGGCAAATCCACCCGCCCAGGGGCTTGCAAAAGCTGATGCCTAAGGGGATGCGCGTTCCACCTCGCCCAGTGGATGATATTGTGGCTGTAATTTTGATTGAACGCTATTTAAATCGTTTGATTAGTTAG
- a CDS encoding alpha/beta hydrolase — translation MKKPATKMNIFSKLIFPALRVIVLAYVGLSVLLYFNQSRMVYFPREEQSDSPESLGLGYQQVELVTEDEVKLSGWYIPANANDFMGRAVVLFCHGNGGNISNRLDYIAIFNRLGFSTLMVNYRGYGESDGKPSEEGTYMDMETAWKYLTEERLIPPERILVYGESLGGGVASHIAKKYRPGGLILASTFTRLNDRAAELYPFIPIRLLSKFSYNNIDRLPEIDSPVLVIHSSDDRVIPFHHGQALYAAANEPKEFTEISGDHNAGFLDSAPTYTQAIDQFVREYMEETR, via the coding sequence ATGAAAAAGCCAGCCACCAAGATGAACATTTTCAGCAAGCTGATCTTCCCCGCATTACGGGTAATTGTACTGGCATATGTAGGTTTGTCCGTACTGCTGTATTTCAATCAATCGCGGATGGTCTATTTTCCCCGCGAAGAACAAAGCGATTCACCTGAATCACTCGGTTTGGGCTATCAACAGGTGGAGTTGGTGACCGAGGATGAGGTAAAACTAAGCGGTTGGTATATTCCTGCCAACGCAAATGACTTTATGGGCAGAGCCGTGGTGCTTTTTTGTCATGGCAACGGCGGCAACATTAGTAATCGGCTGGATTATATTGCGATCTTCAATCGGCTGGGATTCTCAACTTTGATGGTCAACTATCGCGGCTATGGCGAAAGTGATGGCAAGCCGTCAGAAGAAGGCACTTACATGGATATGGAAACAGCTTGGAAATATTTAACCGAAGAACGTTTGATCCCACCCGAACGAATTCTGGTTTATGGTGAATCCCTTGGTGGTGGCGTAGCTAGCCACATTGCTAAAAAATATCGGCCAGGGGGGCTAATTCTTGCCTCTACGTTTACTAGGCTCAACGATCGTGCTGCCGAACTCTATCCCTTTATCCCGATCCGGCTGCTATCCAAGTTTTCTTATAACAACATCGATCGCCTACCGGAAATAGATAGCCCAGTGCTGGTGATCCATAGCTCAGACGATCGCGTTATCCCTTTTCATCATGGCCAGGCTTTGTATGCCGCCGCCAATGAGCCCAAAGAATTCACCGAAATCAGTGGCGATCATAATGCTGGCTTTTTAGATTCTGCCCCAACCTACACCCAGGCGATCGATCAGTTTGTGCGCGAGTATATGGAAGAAACGCGCTAG